The stretch of DNA TTTTAAACAAGTTGTTTCTTTCTGGCTTCCTCACCATCAGTGGCCTGTTATTAGTCAGCACGCTATATTTTTTCTTCTTTAATGATCGAATTCCTACAGCTTCATTACTTTATGATAGCCAGGGGAAACCATTACCTGCACCTTACAGTTATAAAAACTTTCCACCCTTAGGAACTGACAATTTTGGACGTGATTTATTTATCGTCATGCTTGTAGGCGCAAAATATACAATTGCAGCGGCATTGATTATTACATTTCTCCGCGTTTTCCCATCCATTTGGATTGGGCTTATTATTCATTTCTTCCTTCAGAAAATTGAAAAACCCCTTAAATCAATAGCGGATGCATTTAATTACTTCCCAATGACTTTATTGGCCTTTCTACTATTGAACGGAATCTTAATTTCAGAAGTGGAGATGATTCTTGTAGATGGTGCCTTAATCAAAGGGCCGGAGCCATTGCCATATTTGAGCAGGATACTATTCTATTTCGTTATTTTTGCCCTTCTATTTATTCCAACAAATTCGATCTTGATTGCAAATGAAGTAAAGTCCATTTATAAGAAGGAATTTATCGAAAGTTCAAGGACGCTTGGTGCCAGTAATTGGCGAATTGTCACCAAACATATCAAACCTTTTTTAGTTCCTCAACTGGCGATTATTTTCTTAAGGGATTTCATTCACACGCTGATTTTGATGTCCCATTTAGCTGTTCTTGGGTTATTCATTGGAGGATATATGAGACGTGGAGATTTATTTGGCTTTACAAAACAAATCTCCAATTCAAACGAATGGGCTGGTTTGCTTGGAATGTGGTGGGAATTTTTATGGACATCCTATCCGTGGATTGCTTTCATTCCAATTCTGTTTATTTCGCTTCTAATCCTTTCTGCTAAAGGGATGATGGAAGGCTTGACGAGAGTATTAGCAGCTGTCGATAGCATGAGGGAGCCTGTTCAAAAACGAATTGAAATTGAAACCATTAAAGGTGATCGTCCATTTGAGAGGATTCATTTATCCAACGTTAAATTAATCAAATGAAGTGGTCTGAATATGATTTTATTCATAGTATCAAGGGAGACTTAGAATTTCTTTTTGAGAAGGGAACAGTTAGCACACCACAAAATATCTTGGTGAACGGGGCAATGGCGACTGTAAATTACAAAAAGGGCAAGGGTACCATTACTATGAAATATATTTAATAACAATGATACATACGCTTATTAACTAATAGGACTTTACTTCAAAAGAGGAATGTCTTTCTTTTATCTTTTGGCAGAGGTATTCATTACAAATTCGTAAAATGGATGTGAGAAGCCGATGAAGAATTTTACGTATATCAATATCCTTCTAATGTTAATTATCCTTCTAGTTGGTTGCAACACGGTCGGTAATGACAGTATCAAAGGAGGAACGCAAAAAGCTGATAGATATAAACTCGAGGTAAAGGGCGTAGATAATGTTGATGTTCTGGATACCCATGGAGGAGTTGAGGGCTGGGAACAAATGCAGGGTTTCTATGACAACATACAGAACGGGATTGCTTCAGATTTACGTATTGTCCACTACACGATTGAAGGAGCCCCAATAGTAACTGATTTAACATATAACGGAGAATCTCTTGAAGTGAAGAACGATTATAGCAGAGACACTTATGGAAGTGGCGAAATCATTACCAACAAATGTGGCAATATGGTTAAGGAAGCTAACGATACCAATCTTTCATATATCGCGATCGACTGTAATTGTATTCCTTATGGGATGGATACCATTTTACAAATAAGCTACGACAGCAGTGAGCAGGATCTTTTTGAGTTTGAGCTGATGTATGGAGAGGAGCTCGAAAATGAAATCAATACTTTAACAAAACAGGCGAAAAAAGAAATCACTGTAAATGAAACAGAAGTAATGGCCGATTTTGATTTACCACCACATATAAAGCAAGAGGTGTTTAAAAGATTAGTGTTTGCAAATTACTTAGCTGAAAAAGATCTGAAGGCGATGTGTGATATTGAGGATATAATGAACTATCAATTAAAGGTGCACATTAACAGTGGTCAACGAGTATTTCGCTGGGCTGCATGCGACCAAAGCGTGGATGGTGTGAAATTAACAGAGGTTGCAGAATACATTATCGAGCAATCTGATAAGAAGCAAAGTGTTGAACCAGAAATCAAAGTTCAAGGTTATGTCCTAGAAATGACGAAGGATACAATGTTAATAGTTGAAGAAATTAATATGCTTGATTTTGAATGGATCAAGTTGAACTGCCTCAATCAGATATGAATTCGTTTGTGTTTGACTTTACCAATTTAGAAGGCGTCAATACCACGGAGTTCAGTATTGGCGATAAAGTTCAAGCAACCTTAAAAGGAACTGTAAGAGGATCCAAACCAGGATCTGCAAATGTGAAAGAAATTAAGAAGATAGAGATAAATGCAAACGACTAATTTAGTGTCGGATTATTCTCCCTTTAAATGTAAAGGGGATTCTAGGATTAAACAAAAGGAGTGAGAGAATGTTTCCTATATTAGAAACTGAACGGTTAGTTTTGAGAGAACTCATTGAATCTGATGCATTAGATATATTAAATTGTTTCTCTAATTCAGATGTATTGCGTTATTACGGACAAAATCCATTAACAAGTGTAGATCAGGTAAAACAAATTGTCAGGAATTTTTCGAAGAATTACGATGAAAAAAGTGGTATTAAATGGGGAATTGAAATGAAAGGTACGGATGGAATTATCGGAACAATTGGGTTACAAGATTGGTCAAAAGGACATAAGCGAGCAGATATAAGCTATGCACTTTTTCCTGAACATTGGGGCAAAGGATATGCGACTGAAGCTGTTAGTAAAGTGATTTCCTATGGTTTTAAAGAACTTGGTTTAATGCGGATTGGAGCAGTTGTTTTCGTTGAAAATAAAGCATCTAATGAGCTATTAACAAAATTAGGCTTTGTAAAAGAAGGAACTTTGAGAAATTATATGTATCAAAATGATGTTCCGTTTGATACTGATATTTATTCTTTGTTAAAGTGAAAACCATTGGGAATAACAAATTGTTATAGAACAAACGAGTGCTTATGAGATTAAGAGCTATGATACAAATTCGCATTCACAAATTTTTTCGTTTGAAAAAATGAAATGGATTAATTCCTTTAAGCAGGTGGAGCAGAATGAAAACGTTATTAGAACTGCTACGTATCGTTATTATCTTTACATTTTTTGGTACTTTGGGTGGGGGTCATCAGGGCATGTCTATTTGTTGAAACAATATTTAAATGAATCTCAGAAAGTTGAATGTGTTGAGCTCTCTTTTTTGTAGATTGTGACTAATTATAAGAGGGGTAATGAATAATGAAACTTCTACTATCAATAGTGTTATTTGCACTTTTAGGTTATTTTCTATTTATTATGGGTCCGATCATTGGTGGGTGCATTGCTTTTGGAATTGTTGTTGGTTCCTTGGTTAAAGGGGTCTCCTTACTTAACGAAATTCACAAAAGACTTGGTATCCTTGCACCCACTCCTGATACAGACTCTAAAAATGTTATAGGAGATGATGGCTCATCAAATCATCTCAAAGATAAAGATGCTTATTTAAAATATCTAAAAGAAAAAAACAACCTTTCTTAAAGTAAAGAAAAGGCAAATTAGTTGAATAACAAATAAAGGGAAAATTGAGAATGTGGGCATCATTCAACTAAGTGCAGATGTTCTTGAACTAACTGATAGGTAAAAAGAGAATATACGACTTTATACACAAAATATGAGGTAACTTTTTGGGAGAGAAAATTTATAACTGTGATTATTAACGATCTAATTGATTCAAAATCAGAAGAACATGAAAGTTACGTTATCCAAGCTATTAATTTAGGGATATCAATTTAAAACTTAAGGGGCATAAAAAACTTAAACGTTTAATTCCTTATACAACTAACGAATGCGTTACTCTAACTCCTGTTTATAGAACAACTCACAGTGAAGATAGGCATCAACGGCATCTGTCTTCACTTTTCCTAAACTTAATCCTCTTGCTTTGTATGAAATCAACGGATGATAATAATTAATAAATATCCTCGTTCTTCCAAGTAATGACAACAGGAGTTTGATAATACCCTGTAACTTCTAAAACTAGTGATGGCCTCTTACCAGTCACTCTTTTCACATCCTCAAGAAACGCTTTTCAAGATAACTAAGCCCCTCAACAGTATGAGGCACTTTAAACTCTTACGATATGGTTTGCCTTTATCAAAAAAATGCTTGAACTTGACTTTCCCCTTTTGAAACATCCAGACCAACGACTGGATTCATTCTAAATCCTCCACATAAACTAGTAATTTGCCAGTAACACAGGCAGTCATTTATGCCGTACGAAATCAACTTGTTCCGTTTACTTATTTAAAAATCACTTATAAAAAAATGTCCTGTCCCTTATTATGTCACTCTTGGTATAGTACTTTTGTTTTAAGCAGGTATAGAACCAAGAACAGCACAAGATACATCCTATGTTTAATTTTCAGAAAAGTGGAAATGTGGGATGATGAGGGTTAATTGGGTGATGTTTCTGAATATTGAATAAACCCCCAGTTGATACTAGATTAGTTGAAAAATTTTAATAACTTGATGTTGAAAGACAGATCAGTGTATTAAATGTGAAGTTAAGTCATCAGCACGAAACCTTTACATTTTTACAAATATATTAATCTACTATTTAGTTAGGCAGGGGAGAGGTTTAATGAGGAAAAGGAGAAACAAAAAAATTATTATTAGAATCATTGTTTCGTAAGTCATTGCACTACATATGTAATAAAGTGACTGGGAGGAAAGAAAATGGAAAAAAAAGCAAACAACAAAAGTAAGGTCTTAAAAAGCTTAGCTGTATTTGCTCTATCATCTAGTTTTATTTTAGGTTCTATTGTACAAGTACCTACTACTGCGAAAGCGGTTAGTTATTCTAATACTGAAAATATACTTGCTAATTTAACACCAGAACAAAGAGCAGCACTTAACCAGTTGACCACAAATGAATCAACAGGTCTTCAAATTTCTTCAGATACAGATTTAAATTCAACGAAACAGACTTCTGTCATTATTGAGTTTGTAAATAAGCCTGCCAAAGTCGCACAAATTGAAGCAAGTGTAGAGGGAAAACAATTATCTGCGGAAGATGCATCAAATTTAGTTGATAAAGATCATGCTACTTTCAAAAAAGATGTCCAACAATTATTATCAGAGGATAATAATAAAAAGGTAGAATTTAAAATTAATCGTTCCTTTAAAAATGCATTTAATGGTGTTTCAATGAGTCTCCCAGCAAATCAAATTCAAAACCTATTAAAATCAAAAGTAGTAAAATCAGTTTGGAGCAACGAAACATTTACAATAGATCCACCTACCGCTGATAGCGAACAATTAAAAGCGGATGAAGCAAATGTGCCGAATTATGCGCCTTATGATGGACTAGATCGTCTACATGCAGAAGGCTTTACTGGTGAAGGAATTAAAGTCGGGATACTTGATACAGGAATGGATTACAACCATCCTGACTTAAAGGATGCCTATAAAGGCGGATTTGATTTTGTCGATGATGACAATGATCCAATGGAAACAACTTATGCCGATTGGAAAAAATCAGGTAAACCAGAAATAGGTAGTGGTCGTGCCTACTATACTGAACATGGTACACACGTTGCGGGTATTATTGGCGGCCGAGGTTTAGCTGATAGTGAATATAAAACATTAGGTGCAGCACCAGAAGCTGATCTTTATGCTTATCGTGTACTTGGTGCATATGGGTCAGGTACAACTGATGACATTTTGGCCGGAATCGATCGTGCTGTGAAGGACGGTATGGATGTTATTAATATGTCTTTAGGCAATTCTTTAAATGATCCCCTTTACGCGACTTCCATTGCTGTAAACAATGCCGTTTTAAGTGGGGTAACGACCGTTGTGGCAGCGGGGAATAGTGGAGATAAAATGTATACACTAGGTTCACCTGGAGCTGCGGCATTGGCCCTAACGGTTGGTGCATCTACTGTTGCACTTGATGTCTATCAATATGCTGGTGTACAGAATGGGGTCAATTATTCATTAAGACAGCTAGCAAGAAACTATAAAGATGATTTAACGCAATTAAAAGGAAAAACCTATCAACTTGTTGATGTTGGACTAGGTAGACCTGCTGAATTTAATGGAAAGATCTTAGATGGTAATATCGCGCTCATTAAGCGGGGCTCGATTGCCTTAATAGATAAAATTAAAAATGCAAAAGCAAAAGGTGCCATTGGGGTACTTATGTATAATGATGAAATAAATAGTGCAGAAGGTTCCATCCAGACATTTTTAGGTGAATCAGTAGATGCGGTTCCTACATTCTCTGTCACAAACACTGAAGGACTAGCTATCGTAGCAGCTGTTAAAGCGGGTAAAACAGATATTACTTTCGGCGATTATTCGAAAGTAAAAACGTCTGGCAATGAATTAGCAGCTTTCAGTTCAAGAGGTCCATCACGTGTAAATTATGATATTAAACCAGAGGTAGTAGCACCTGGTGCTGCCATTCTTTCCACTGTTCCATTTTATATAAATGATAAAACAGTCGATGGGACTAAACCAGAGGACTATAAATATGGCTACTCCCGTTTATCTGGTACGTCGATGGCAACGCCTTATGTGGCAGGTGTATCCGCGTTACTATTACAAGCGAACAACAATCTGGAACCAGCAGACATTAAATCTATTTTAATGAATACAGCTGATCCGTTATCAAAAGATTATAGTGTATTTGAAGTCGGTAGTGGTCAAGTTGATGCCTATGAAGCCGTTCACTCAAATGTTGAGATTCAAGTAGATGATCGAACAGCTACTCTTAATCATAAAAATGAGAAAACAATAAGAGAATTAACTGGTGGATTTAGCTTTGGATCGATTGGGTTTGATGACCAGGATATTTCAGAAGTTAGAAATTTTAAGTTAAATAATCGAAGTGAAAAAGCTAAAACATTTAATGTAAATGTGAAATTCCAAACTGGAATAAGAGACTCAAAGGATGCTGCTTTAAATAATGTCACATTAGATGGGCCAACTTCAGTCAATATAGAAGGAAATAGCCAGAGAGTTATCAAATTTAATCTGTCTATTCCAAAGACAGCTGAAAAAGGAACGTATGAGGGATATATCGTATTGACAAATAATGAAGATCCAACGGAAAACTACCAAATTCCATTTGGTGGTCGAGTAGTAAACGAAGGAATTGATACATTCTCGATTACTAATCCGATGTTCTCGGGTGATACAGCTTGGCCAGAAAATGCAGTGAATTACCTTGGATTTAAGTTCCAATTAAAGTCACATATGAAGACGTTAGATGTAATATTACAAGACGCCAAAACGGGTAAAGATCTTGGTTTATTAGGATCTTACAATGGGCATTTATTGCCTGAAAACCAACTATTAACTAATACAAGTGGATTTGCTGGGTCTTACTACCCGTTCACAGGTGATGCGAAAAATCCGATTAGCGATCAATTTGTCATTGCAAAGATGGGTCATTACAAAATAAAAATGGTTGGAACAAATAATGCTGGGAAAACATTCACAAAAGAAGCTCCTTTTATCTACGAGTTTGGAGCACCGACGATGACTTCCACTTTTGATTCGTTAGATCAAAAGGTGATTGAATATGATGTAAGTCAGCTTGATTCAAATGGACAAATGTTATATGACTTTAATATTCATCTTAATGATCCTGAAACAGAAGAGGCAAAAAGTTTAGGTATTCCTGTTGATCAATCAAGCAATTCCGTTGTTTCCTTTTACAATGGACCATGGCCATATGATCCAATCTATACGGATAAAAATGGGGATTACAAGGATCAAATCCTAGTCAAACAACAAGCAGCACCTTTAAAAGTTCAGTTCTATGCCATGGATGCAGCAAGAAACTTTACTGCAGATGCTGGGACAATGCTACGGGTAGCTTTTGTTACGAATACTCGCCCATACTATTATTTAAAAGCAAATAAACAATCTATTTCGAGTGGAGAAACGGTCAATTATTCTATCCGTTCGAACAATATTAAAAACTTAAAAACGGCAAAGATGACTATTCCGGTCATTAAAGACCATGGAGACTTAGGCACCATTAAAAATGTCGTTGTAAGTGATGCAGTGAAGCAATTTGGAGATGCAGAAGTCGCTGTAACCACCACATCAGATACGTTAAATACGTATTATACGATTATATTTAACTATTTAGGAACGAAGGCTTTACCAGAAGATATGCAGTTAGTAAATTTCGACTTACAAACATCTAACCTATATTCGAAAGGTACGACTACCAACTGGTTTGATATGGAGATGAAAGGAACGACCATCGATCAATCAAATGTACAAACAAACAATGTTTATACCTATATGGAGAGTTTTAAACTGAAACCAACCTACTCAAGGTTATGGGGTTCATTACAGTTTGAGGGTATGCTTAATCCTTTAACAGGCGAAAGGAATTTCGCAATAGACCACAGAACCATTGACGCAAAGGTTTCAGTCACCTCTTATGATGGAAAAACAGTTGTTGACGCTCCTATTACAAACAAAACGGGTAGTTACATTGCTGGTGGAATGAAAGCGGATAAAAATCCTTATACAGTGACGGTTGATGTACCAGGTCATTTTACGATGTCTAAGTCTATCGTTTTATCGTATGACGTTCGTGGTGAAATTATCGGAAGGGACATGAGTTATTTATTATCTCCAGGAAAAGCGGGAGATGTTAATAAAGATCATGTAATTGATGTATTAGATGCAATCGAACTTCAAAAAAATTGGGGTAAAAATACATCAGGGTCCGATTTGAACTTCGACGGCACTGTTGATAAAAAGGATATGGACTATGTAATTAAAAACTATGGATTACAAAATGACTCTGTTCCAAAACCCCCTAAAGCGAAAGAAACGTATAAAGGTGTAACGTTAGATGATGTATTAATTAAATTAGGATTAAAATAATCCTAAGCTAGTTTCTATAATCAAAGGAAGAACCATTTTATGACTTACTACACAGTAATTAAATAGGATTTTAAGTAGCCTTAACCCTTTATTTTATTGGGTTAAGGTTTTTTAATTACTTTTGAAATCAATCTCTCAGCTTTCAAAAAGCATCAGTTCCATAAGTGTGCATTTTAAATATCTTCCACAATCGGGGTTCAGTTCATTGATAGGTTTTCTCTGTTTTTTATTATTTCTATAATAGTTCTTAATTGTTCTTAAGAATATAGATCGTATTGAAAAAATATTTTATACCAAATTAACAGTATTTAATAGTTTTGTACAATATTCCCCCAAATTTAGATTCCCTTCATTCATCATTTTCACAAAATAAATAACATAATTTTGCACAACTACATCTTTACGACTAAAAAAACTGATGAAAAAAAGCTATTTTTACCATTTATTAATGAAATATTCCCCCAATTTACACAACTCAAAATATTCTCGATAATTAGCTTATGCAATTGTAATGAATCAACGAAAATAGATGAATTCTAAATAAATTCTTAAAACCTATTAGAATCATTGTTTCGTAAATCATTTCACTACATATGTATTAAAGAGACAGAGACTGGGAGGAAAGAAAATGGGGAAAAAAGCAAACAACAAAAGTAAGGTCGTGAAAAGCTTAGCTGTATTTGCTCTATCATCTAGTTTTATTTTAAGTTCTATTGTACAAGTACCAACTACTGCGAAAGCGGTTAGCTATTCGAATACTGAAAATTTACTTGCTAATTTAACACCAGAACAAAGAGCAGCACTTAACCAAATGACTACAAATGAATCAACAGGTCTTCAAATTTCTTCTGATATTGATTTAACGACAACGGAACAAACCCATGTAATTGTCGAGTTTGCAAATAAACCTGCAAAAGTTGCTAAGATTGAAGCGGCATCAGAAGGTCAACAACTATCATATTCTGAAGCATCAAATTTAGTTGATCAAGATCATGACATATTTCAAAAAGATTTAGGACAAATATTAGTTGATGAAAATAGTAAAAAAGTAAATTATAAGATTAATCGCTCATATAAAAATGCATTAAATGGTGTTTCAATGAGTCTCCCAGCAAATCAAATTCAGAATCTATTAAAATCAAAAGTTGTCAAATCAGTTTGGAGTAACGAAACGTTTACGATTGATCCGCCTGTTCAAGGAAAAGATAATGATCAATTTAAAGCAGATGAATTCAATATTGCAAATTATACACCTTATGATGGATTAAACCGTTTACATGCAGAAGGCTATACCGGTAAAGGGATTAAAATCGGTATTCTAGATACTGGAATTGATTATAACCATCCAGATTTAAAGGATGCTTATAAAGGTGGATATGATTTTGTAGATGATGATAATGATCCAATGGAAACAACTTATGCGGATTGGAAGAAATCAGGAAAACCTGAATCTAATGGATCATCGGTTTATTACACAGAACATGGTACACATGTTGCTGGGATTATTGGAAGCCGTGGAGTAACGGATAGTGAGTATACAACAATTGGAGCAGCACCAGAAGCAGATATTTATGCGTACCGAGTGCTTGGACCATATGGCAGCGGACAAGGTGACGACATAATTGCAGCTGTCGATCGAGCTGTGAAGGATGATATGGATGTTATTAATATGTCATTAGGTAATTCACTTAATGATCCATTATATGCAACTTCAATTGCTGTAAACAATGCAGTATTAAGTGGAGTAACAACCGTTGTTGCAGCGGGGAATAGTGGCGATAAAAATTATACGCTAGGTTCACCAGGTGCTGCAGCCTTAGCGTTAACTGTCGGTGCATCATCTGTTGCAATTGATATTTATCAATATGCAGGTGCACATAATGGGGAGAATTACAATTTAAGACAATTATCAAAAAACTATAAAGATGATTTATCTACATTAAAAGGAAAAACTCTCCAACTTGTTGATGTGGGGCTCGGAGATCCAACGGGTTATGCGGGAAAAGACATAAAAGGGAAATTTGTACTCATGAGCCGAGGAGTTTATACATTGGACTCTAAAATTGCGTATGCCAAGGAACAAGGTGCTGCTGGCGTTATCATGTATAATGATGAAGCAAACAAGGCCGAGGGTGCAATTCAGTCCTTTTTAGGTGAATCAGTTAATGCGATTCCTTCATTCTCTGTTTCAAATGAAGAAGGATTAACGATCTTGGAAGCATTAAAAACTGGTAAAACTGATTTCACATTTGGCGATTTTACTAAGATACAAACAGCATCCGATGAGTTAGCACCATTTAGTTCTAGAGGTCCTTCTCGTGTAAATTATGATATTAAACCAGAGGTTGTCGCACCTGGAGTATCAATCCTTTCAACCGTTCCATTTTATATAAATGATAAAACTGTTGATGGTTCAAAAGCTGAAGACTACAAGTATGCTTATCAACGATTATCAGGTACATCGATGGCAACACCTTATGTGGCAGGTGTTTCAGCATTACTATTACAATCCAATAAGAGTCTCCAGCCTGAAGACATTAAATCAATTTTAATGAATACGGCTGATCCACTTTCAAAAAATTATAGTGTATTTGAAATCGGTAGTGGACGAGTAGATGCATATGAAGCAATTCATTCGAATGTTGAATTTGAAGTAGTAGATCAAACACCTACAAGTATCAATGGAAAACAAAAGTTAATCAAAGAATTAACGGGTGGAATCAGTTTTGGTTCATATGGATTTGATGACCAAGATATTAATGATTCACGTAAGATTACAGTGAATAATAGAAGTGAACAAGCAAAAACATTTAGTGTAAATGTTAAATTCCAAACAGGATTAAGAGGTTCCAAAGATGCAGCTCAAAATGGAGTGACCTTAACAGGTCCAACTTCAGTTAAAGTAAATGGAATTAATCAAAAATCAATTAAATTTGACTTGAACATTCCGAAAACAGCCGAAAAAGGAACATATGAGGGATATATCGTCTTTACAAATAATGCAGATCCAAATGAGCAATATCAAATTCCTTTTGGTGGCCGTGTAGTGTACGAGGGAATCGATACATTAGAACTATTTAATCCAATATATTCAAACAAAATAACAAACGTAACTGCATTTGATTATCCGTTTATGGCTGGTTCATTATCATTAAAATCACATATGAAAACATTAGATGTTGTCATTCAAGATCCAAAGACAGGTGAAGATTTAGGGTTAATTGGAACATTCAATACAGGCGTAATGAATGAAAATCAAGTATATACTCTTTCAAGACTAGTAGGTGCGATTTACTTCCCGTTTACAGGTGATTCAAAAAATCCGATCAGTAGTGATTATAAATTAATTAGACCTGGTCATTATAAATTGAAACTAGTAGGAACAAGTGAAAGTGGAAAAACATTCTCTAAGGCACAAGATTTTATGCTGGAGTATGGAACACCAAATTTTACATCTAGCTTTGATTCGTTAGACCAAAAGGTAATAGAGTATAGTGACAGCGATCTAGATTCAAAGGGACAAATGTTATATGACTTTAAGCTCAACATAAATGATCCTGAAATCGATGAGGCGATAAAGTACGGTATTCCCGTTGATCAATCAAGTAATTCATTTGGTTATTCGTATGCATCACCACTTCCTTCAAAACCTATTCGTGTTGATAAAAATGGTAACTATTCAGATCAAATTTTAGTTGATAGTAAATATGCAAAATTACCGATAGTGTTCTATGCTTTAGATGCTGCAAGGAATGCTTCTTCCTTCAAACACGTTGTATTTACAAAAAATACAACACCTTACTATTATTTGAAAGCAAATAAACAAAGTATAACTACTGGAGAGACGATAAATTATACAGTTCGTTCAAATAATGTTAAAAACCTAAAAACGACAAAATTAACAATGCAAGTAGAAAAGAATCAAGGTGCAATTGAAAATGTAATTGTTAACGATTCGGTTAAACAATATGGCGACGCACAAGTTTCAGTAACAACTGCACCAACAACTTGGGAAAACAAATTACAATATACGTTTACATTTACGTATTTAGGTGATAAAACATTACCTGAGGACCTACAGTTATTTAATTTTGACGTAAAAAGTCTAGATAAAAGCTATACTACAGAACCTTCAATTGGATGGGATTTCTATGGAACGACTATTGACCAATCAAATGTAGAAATGAAAAATGTTTTCACTTATATAGATAATTATTTTGTAAATGCAAAAGTTTCAAGATTAACTGGTTCAGTACAAATAGAAGGTGCGAAAAATCCAACTACAGGCGAATCGAATTATGCAATTGATCACAGGACATTAGGAACGAAAGTAACATTAACATCATTTGATGGAAAAGCTATACTTGAAGCACCAATTACATCAAAACAAGGTGATTATGTTTTTGATGGTATTAAGGCAGATACAAAGCCGTATACGATTAAAGTAGATGTTCCTGGACACTTTACAATGTATGAAACAGTAGACTACCTATTTGATGACATTCGTGGAGAATTAATAGGTAGATATTTCAGAGATTCTTTAAATGTTGCACCAGCTGGTGATGTTAATAAGGATGATGTAATCGATGTATTAGACGCAATCGAGTTACAAAAACATTGGGGAACTAATAATGTAGCTACAGATTTTAACTTCGATAAGATTGTTGATAAAAAGGATATGGATCTTCTTATTAATAACTATGAATTACAAAATAGTACAGTTCCAAATCCACCTAAAGCGAAAACTTCGTATAAAGGTTCTACATTAGATACTGTGTTAATTCAGTTAGGATTAAAATAATCCTAAGCTAGTTTCTATAATCAAATGAAGAACCATAATATGACTTACTATAGTAATTAAATAGGATCTTACGAAGCCTTAGCCCTGTATTTTAT from Paenisporosarcina sp. FSL H8-0542 encodes:
- a CDS encoding S8 family serine peptidase, which translates into the protein MEKKANNKSKVLKSLAVFALSSSFILGSIVQVPTTAKAVSYSNTENILANLTPEQRAALNQLTTNESTGLQISSDTDLNSTKQTSVIIEFVNKPAKVAQIEASVEGKQLSAEDASNLVDKDHATFKKDVQQLLSEDNNKKVEFKINRSFKNAFNGVSMSLPANQIQNLLKSKVVKSVWSNETFTIDPPTADSEQLKADEANVPNYAPYDGLDRLHAEGFTGEGIKVGILDTGMDYNHPDLKDAYKGGFDFVDDDNDPMETTYADWKKSGKPEIGSGRAYYTEHGTHVAGIIGGRGLADSEYKTLGAAPEADLYAYRVLGAYGSGTTDDILAGIDRAVKDGMDVINMSLGNSLNDPLYATSIAVNNAVLSGVTTVVAAGNSGDKMYTLGSPGAAALALTVGASTVALDVYQYAGVQNGVNYSLRQLARNYKDDLTQLKGKTYQLVDVGLGRPAEFNGKILDGNIALIKRGSIALIDKIKNAKAKGAIGVLMYNDEINSAEGSIQTFLGESVDAVPTFSVTNTEGLAIVAAVKAGKTDITFGDYSKVKTSGNELAAFSSRGPSRVNYDIKPEVVAPGAAILSTVPFYINDKTVDGTKPEDYKYGYSRLSGTSMATPYVAGVSALLLQANNNLEPADIKSILMNTADPLSKDYSVFEVGSGQVDAYEAVHSNVEIQVDDRTATLNHKNEKTIRELTGGFSFGSIGFDDQDISEVRNFKLNNRSEKAKTFNVNVKFQTGIRDSKDAALNNVTLDGPTSVNIEGNSQRVIKFNLSIPKTAEKGTYEGYIVLTNNEDPTENYQIPFGGRVVNEGIDTFSITNPMFSGDTAWPENAVNYLGFKFQLKSHMKTLDVILQDAKTGKDLGLLGSYNGHLLPENQLLTNTSGFAGSYYPFTGDAKNPISDQFVIAKMGHYKIKMVGTNNAGKTFTKEAPFIYEFGAPTMTSTFDSLDQKVIEYDVSQLDSNGQMLYDFNIHLNDPETEEAKSLGIPVDQSSNSVVSFYNGPWPYDPIYTDKNGDYKDQILVKQQAAPLKVQFYAMDAARNFTADAGTMLRVAFVTNTRPYYYLKANKQSISSGETVNYSIRSNNIKNLKTAKMTIPVIKDHGDLGTIKNVVVSDAVKQFGDAEVAVTTTSDTLNTYYTIIFNYLGTKALPEDMQLVNFDLQTSNLYSKGTTTNWFDMEMKGTTIDQSNVQTNNVYTYMESFKLKPTYSRLWGSLQFEGMLNPLTGERNFAIDHRTIDAKVSVTSYDGKTVVDAPITNKTGSYIAGGMKADKNPYTVTVDVPGHFTMSKSIVLSYDVRGEIIGRDMSYLLSPGKAGDVNKDHVIDVLDAIELQKNWGKNTSGSDLNFDGTVDKKDMDYVIKNYGLQNDSVPKPPKAKETYKGVTLDDVLIKLGLK